In Caretta caretta isolate rCarCar2 chromosome 20, rCarCar1.hap1, whole genome shotgun sequence, a single window of DNA contains:
- the NACA gene encoding nascent polypeptide-associated complex subunit alpha isoform X2, producing MPGEATETVPATEQELPQPQAETAPAVPAPPAGAPVQASAPAPSANPAQPSSPSAPTGLAVSREQPPSPTSPASPALAPPAAPASPPVVPALMPPTFSAPLKLPAAAVGIPVPSPPPPIPPTAPALGTPADSATPGSPRPAAAASPVTPASPGGPALASPSVTPRCPHVSLTTPLAPLAAPASPRCPVLTAPVSPLTPLVPPVAPAAPGPLAPPAISATSPVAAAPAPLTLLAPVSPPVTSALAAATPVAQPTSPTPLVPPLVIAAPPAPLTSPGTSASLVVPGAAPLAPTSCPAFPVAPVPAPSTPRETPASPPAPLPPPKTPASPTAPAPAPSTPLETPASPPTPLPPPKTPASPPAPSSSTLPKTPASPPTPLSPTQAPSSPPAPTPSTPPKTPASLPKPPASPVGPASAPALSMPSETPPSLPTPLSSAVASASTAPPASAPTPSTSIKTPAPPSKAPASPVGPAPTPSTPPVIPASAPSPLPPPKTAASPPAPSPSIPLVTPAPPPTPLPSPMAPSPAPLHPLVAPVSPSVTPALGARASPPAPVTPTEAAVSPGTPVSPPVAPASPTSPLLVTPGSPPVPKAVSSAPASSPELLLAPQKPASSPAASTDLPATPLTPASSQAPAPLPTSPAEELTPRPGLPKPSPPSSSPGPAPEAPARPPTPVCAATIDDDELPPLIPPEGPAGELPLQPILVDLSSPRPAVAPAEAPASLPPAKQPVLKNDKGSGTESDSDESVPELEEQDSTQATTQQAQLAAAAEIDEEPVSKAKQSRSEKKARKAMSKLGLRQVTGVTRVTIRKSKNILFVITKPDVYKSPASDTYIVFGEAKIEDLSQQAQLAAAEKFKVQGEAVSNIQENTQTPTVQEESEEEEVDETGVEVKDIELVMSQANVSRAKAVRALKNNSNDIVNAIMELTM from the exons ATGCCGGGTGAAGCGACAGAAACCGTCCCAGCCACAGAGCAGGAACTGCCACAGCCTCAGGCTGAGACAG CTcctgctgtccctgcccctcctgctggTGCTCCTGTTCAAGCGTCAG CTCCAGCTCCCTCTGCTAACCCTGCCCAGCCCTCCTCTCCAAGTGCCCCCACGGGCCTGGCTGTGTCACGagagcagcccccctccccaacctctCCTGCTTCCCCAGCACtagctccccctgcagcccctgcctccccacctgtGGTCCCAGCTCTGATGCCTCCTACCTTCTCCGCTCCCTTaaagctcccagctgcagctgttgGCATCCCAGTGCCCAGCCCACCTCCCCCTATTCCCCCTACAGCCCCAGCTCTTGGGACCCCAGCCGATTCTGCCACTCCAGGCTCTCCcaggcctgctgctgctgcttccccagtTACTCCAGCGTCCCCTGGGGGCCCAGCACTGGCATCTCCTTCTGTTACCCCAAGGTGTCcccatgtctctctcaccactcCTCTTGCCCCCCTGGCGGCACCAGCCTCTCCTAGATGCCCAGTTTTGACAGCTCCTGTTTCTCCCCTGACCCCCCTCGTTCCTCCTGTGGCCCCTGCGGCGCCAGGCCCTCTTGCTCCTCCCGCAATCTCAGCCACCTCCCCTgtggctgctgcccctgcccccctcacccttcTGGCTCCTGTTTCTCCCCCTGTGACAtcagctctggctgctgctaccCCTGTGGCCCAACctacttcccccacccctcttgtTCCTCCCCTAGTCAttgctgctcccccagcccccctcacATCCCCTGGGACCTCAGCTTCTCTGGTGGTCCCTGGTGCTGCCCCTCTGGCCCCAACCTCTTGCCCAGCTTTtcctgtggctcctgtcccagCACCCTCCACGCCTCGTGagacccctgcctctcccccagcccctctccctcccccaaagaccCCAGCCTCTCCtacagctcctgccccagccccctccactcccttggagacccctgcctctcccccaacccctctccctcccccaaagaccCCAGCCTCACCTCCTGCCCCAAGCTCCTCCACTCTCCCCAagacccctgcctctcccccaacccctctctcccccacacaggccccatcctcacctcctgccccaactccctccactcccccaaagacccctgcttctctgccaaagcccccagcctctcctgtggGTCCTGCTTCTGCCCCCGCCCTCTCCATGCCCTCTGagacccctccctctctcccaacCCCTCTCTCTTCTGCTGTGGCCTCAGCTTCTACTGCtcctcctgcctcagccccaaccccctccacTTCCATCAAAACCCCTGCTCCTCCATCAAAGGCCCCAGCCTCCCCTGTGGGTCCTGCTCctaccccctccactccccctgtgatccctgcctctgccccatcccctctccctcccccaaagaccgcagcctctcctcctgctccatccccctccattccccttgtgaccccagcccctcccccaacccctctcccttcccctatggctccttccccagcccctctccaccccttGGTGGCTCCTGTTTCTCCCAGTGTGACACCAGCTCTGGGGGCTCGTGCATCTCCACcagctcctgtcacccccactgAGGCTGCAGTTTCTCCTGGGACCCCTGTTTCTccccctgtggccccagcctctcccacttCTCCACTTCTGGTGACCCCTGGCTCTCCCCCTGTCCCAAAGGCAGTAAGCTctgcccccgcctcctcccctgagctccTCCTTGCTCCCCAGAAACCAGCTTCCTCGCCAGCtgcttccactgacctccctgcCACTCCCCTTACTCCAGCGAGTAGCCAAGCCCCTGCACCTCTGCCCACTTCCCCCGCTGAAGAGCTAACCCCCCGCCCCGGGCTTCCTAAACCATCCCCGCCTTCCTCCTCACCTGGTCCTGCGCCCGAAGCACCAGctagaccccccacccctgtctgcGCTGCTACCATCGATGACGACGAGCTGCCGCCTCTCATCCCTCCTGAGGGGCCTGCCGGGGAACTGCCTTTGCAGCCGATCCTGGTGGATCTCTCCTCTCCCAGACCCGCTGTGGCCCCTGCTGAGGCCCCAGCTTCTCTTCCTCCAGCCAAGCAACCCGTGCTGAAGAATGACAAGG GGTCCGGCACAGAATCCGACAGTGACGAATCGGTGCCAGAACTCGAAGAACAAGATTCTACACAGGCCACCACACAGCAGGCACAG CTCGCAGCAGCCGCTGAAATAGATGAAGAACCAGTTAGCAAAGCAAAGCAGAGCCGGAGTGAAAAGAAAGCACGAAAG GCAATGTCCAAACTGGGCCTTCGCCAGGTCACAGGTGTAACCCGAGTCACCATCCGGAAATCCAAGAACATCCTCTTCGTCATCACGAAGCCAGATGTGTATAAAAGCCCAGCATCAGACACCTACATAGTCTTCGGCGAGGCAAAG ATCGAAGATCTGTCCCAGCAGGCGCAGCTGGCAGCTGCCGAGAAATTCAAAGTGCAAGGAGAAGCCGTCTCAAACATTCAGGAAAACACACAGACTCCCACCGTACAGGAGGAGAGCGAAGAGGAGGAG GTTGACGAGACCGGCGTCGAGGTGAAGGACATCGAGCTGGTCATGTCCCAGGCGAACGTGTCCCGCGCGAAGGCTGTCCGGGCCCTGAAGAACAACAGTAACGATATTGTAAATGCTATTATG gAATTGACGATGTAG
- the NACA gene encoding nascent polypeptide-associated complex subunit alpha isoform X1, which yields MPGEATETVPATEQELPQPQAETVTPPPAPGEASWALAGVTLAAEQTRAVATKSPEVAGQGSQAEAALEPSAPAVPAPPAGAPVQASAPAPSANPAQPSSPSAPTGLAVSREQPPSPTSPASPALAPPAAPASPPVVPALMPPTFSAPLKLPAAAVGIPVPSPPPPIPPTAPALGTPADSATPGSPRPAAAASPVTPASPGGPALASPSVTPRCPHVSLTTPLAPLAAPASPRCPVLTAPVSPLTPLVPPVAPAAPGPLAPPAISATSPVAAAPAPLTLLAPVSPPVTSALAAATPVAQPTSPTPLVPPLVIAAPPAPLTSPGTSASLVVPGAAPLAPTSCPAFPVAPVPAPSTPRETPASPPAPLPPPKTPASPTAPAPAPSTPLETPASPPTPLPPPKTPASPPAPSSSTLPKTPASPPTPLSPTQAPSSPPAPTPSTPPKTPASLPKPPASPVGPASAPALSMPSETPPSLPTPLSSAVASASTAPPASAPTPSTSIKTPAPPSKAPASPVGPAPTPSTPPVIPASAPSPLPPPKTAASPPAPSPSIPLVTPAPPPTPLPSPMAPSPAPLHPLVAPVSPSVTPALGARASPPAPVTPTEAAVSPGTPVSPPVAPASPTSPLLVTPGSPPVPKAVSSAPASSPELLLAPQKPASSPAASTDLPATPLTPASSQAPAPLPTSPAEELTPRPGLPKPSPPSSSPGPAPEAPARPPTPVCAATIDDDELPPLIPPEGPAGELPLQPILVDLSSPRPAVAPAEAPASLPPAKQPVLKNDKGSGTESDSDESVPELEEQDSTQATTQQAQLAAAAEIDEEPVSKAKQSRSEKKARKAMSKLGLRQVTGVTRVTIRKSKNILFVITKPDVYKSPASDTYIVFGEAKIEDLSQQAQLAAAEKFKVQGEAVSNIQENTQTPTVQEESEEEEVDETGVEVKDIELVMSQANVSRAKAVRALKNNSNDIVNAIMELTM from the exons ATGCCGGGTGAAGCGACAGAAACCGTCCCAGCCACAGAGCAGGAACTGCCACAGCCTCAGGCTGAGACAG TaactcctcccccggcccccggGGAAGCAAGCTGGGCTCTCGCAGGAGTGACACTGGCAGCTGAGCAGACCCGAGCAGTTGCCACCAAGAGTCCTGAGGTGGCAGGCCAGGGTTCCCAGGCTGAGGCTGCTCTGGAACCTTCAG CTcctgctgtccctgcccctcctgctggTGCTCCTGTTCAAGCGTCAG CTCCAGCTCCCTCTGCTAACCCTGCCCAGCCCTCCTCTCCAAGTGCCCCCACGGGCCTGGCTGTGTCACGagagcagcccccctccccaacctctCCTGCTTCCCCAGCACtagctccccctgcagcccctgcctccccacctgtGGTCCCAGCTCTGATGCCTCCTACCTTCTCCGCTCCCTTaaagctcccagctgcagctgttgGCATCCCAGTGCCCAGCCCACCTCCCCCTATTCCCCCTACAGCCCCAGCTCTTGGGACCCCAGCCGATTCTGCCACTCCAGGCTCTCCcaggcctgctgctgctgcttccccagtTACTCCAGCGTCCCCTGGGGGCCCAGCACTGGCATCTCCTTCTGTTACCCCAAGGTGTCcccatgtctctctcaccactcCTCTTGCCCCCCTGGCGGCACCAGCCTCTCCTAGATGCCCAGTTTTGACAGCTCCTGTTTCTCCCCTGACCCCCCTCGTTCCTCCTGTGGCCCCTGCGGCGCCAGGCCCTCTTGCTCCTCCCGCAATCTCAGCCACCTCCCCTgtggctgctgcccctgcccccctcacccttcTGGCTCCTGTTTCTCCCCCTGTGACAtcagctctggctgctgctaccCCTGTGGCCCAACctacttcccccacccctcttgtTCCTCCCCTAGTCAttgctgctcccccagcccccctcacATCCCCTGGGACCTCAGCTTCTCTGGTGGTCCCTGGTGCTGCCCCTCTGGCCCCAACCTCTTGCCCAGCTTTtcctgtggctcctgtcccagCACCCTCCACGCCTCGTGagacccctgcctctcccccagcccctctccctcccccaaagaccCCAGCCTCTCCtacagctcctgccccagccccctccactcccttggagacccctgcctctcccccaacccctctccctcccccaaagaccCCAGCCTCACCTCCTGCCCCAAGCTCCTCCACTCTCCCCAagacccctgcctctcccccaacccctctctcccccacacaggccccatcctcacctcctgccccaactccctccactcccccaaagacccctgcttctctgccaaagcccccagcctctcctgtggGTCCTGCTTCTGCCCCCGCCCTCTCCATGCCCTCTGagacccctccctctctcccaacCCCTCTCTCTTCTGCTGTGGCCTCAGCTTCTACTGCtcctcctgcctcagccccaaccccctccacTTCCATCAAAACCCCTGCTCCTCCATCAAAGGCCCCAGCCTCCCCTGTGGGTCCTGCTCctaccccctccactccccctgtgatccctgcctctgccccatcccctctccctcccccaaagaccgcagcctctcctcctgctccatccccctccattccccttgtgaccccagcccctcccccaacccctctcccttcccctatggctccttccccagcccctctccaccccttGGTGGCTCCTGTTTCTCCCAGTGTGACACCAGCTCTGGGGGCTCGTGCATCTCCACcagctcctgtcacccccactgAGGCTGCAGTTTCTCCTGGGACCCCTGTTTCTccccctgtggccccagcctctcccacttCTCCACTTCTGGTGACCCCTGGCTCTCCCCCTGTCCCAAAGGCAGTAAGCTctgcccccgcctcctcccctgagctccTCCTTGCTCCCCAGAAACCAGCTTCCTCGCCAGCtgcttccactgacctccctgcCACTCCCCTTACTCCAGCGAGTAGCCAAGCCCCTGCACCTCTGCCCACTTCCCCCGCTGAAGAGCTAACCCCCCGCCCCGGGCTTCCTAAACCATCCCCGCCTTCCTCCTCACCTGGTCCTGCGCCCGAAGCACCAGctagaccccccacccctgtctgcGCTGCTACCATCGATGACGACGAGCTGCCGCCTCTCATCCCTCCTGAGGGGCCTGCCGGGGAACTGCCTTTGCAGCCGATCCTGGTGGATCTCTCCTCTCCCAGACCCGCTGTGGCCCCTGCTGAGGCCCCAGCTTCTCTTCCTCCAGCCAAGCAACCCGTGCTGAAGAATGACAAGG GGTCCGGCACAGAATCCGACAGTGACGAATCGGTGCCAGAACTCGAAGAACAAGATTCTACACAGGCCACCACACAGCAGGCACAG CTCGCAGCAGCCGCTGAAATAGATGAAGAACCAGTTAGCAAAGCAAAGCAGAGCCGGAGTGAAAAGAAAGCACGAAAG GCAATGTCCAAACTGGGCCTTCGCCAGGTCACAGGTGTAACCCGAGTCACCATCCGGAAATCCAAGAACATCCTCTTCGTCATCACGAAGCCAGATGTGTATAAAAGCCCAGCATCAGACACCTACATAGTCTTCGGCGAGGCAAAG ATCGAAGATCTGTCCCAGCAGGCGCAGCTGGCAGCTGCCGAGAAATTCAAAGTGCAAGGAGAAGCCGTCTCAAACATTCAGGAAAACACACAGACTCCCACCGTACAGGAGGAGAGCGAAGAGGAGGAG GTTGACGAGACCGGCGTCGAGGTGAAGGACATCGAGCTGGTCATGTCCCAGGCGAACGTGTCCCGCGCGAAGGCTGTCCGGGCCCTGAAGAACAACAGTAACGATATTGTAAATGCTATTATG gAATTGACGATGTAG
- the NACA gene encoding nascent polypeptide-associated complex subunit alpha isoform X4 — MPGEATETVPATEQELPQPQAETVTPPPAPGEASWALAGVTLAAEQTRAVATKSPEVAGQGSQAEAALEPSGSGTESDSDESVPELEEQDSTQATTQQAQLAAAAEIDEEPVSKAKQSRSEKKARKAMSKLGLRQVTGVTRVTIRKSKNILFVITKPDVYKSPASDTYIVFGEAKIEDLSQQAQLAAAEKFKVQGEAVSNIQENTQTPTVQEESEEEEVDETGVEVKDIELVMSQANVSRAKAVRALKNNSNDIVNAIMELTM, encoded by the exons ATGCCGGGTGAAGCGACAGAAACCGTCCCAGCCACAGAGCAGGAACTGCCACAGCCTCAGGCTGAGACAG TaactcctcccccggcccccggGGAAGCAAGCTGGGCTCTCGCAGGAGTGACACTGGCAGCTGAGCAGACCCGAGCAGTTGCCACCAAGAGTCCTGAGGTGGCAGGCCAGGGTTCCCAGGCTGAGGCTGCTCTGGAACCTTCAG GGTCCGGCACAGAATCCGACAGTGACGAATCGGTGCCAGAACTCGAAGAACAAGATTCTACACAGGCCACCACACAGCAGGCACAG CTCGCAGCAGCCGCTGAAATAGATGAAGAACCAGTTAGCAAAGCAAAGCAGAGCCGGAGTGAAAAGAAAGCACGAAAG GCAATGTCCAAACTGGGCCTTCGCCAGGTCACAGGTGTAACCCGAGTCACCATCCGGAAATCCAAGAACATCCTCTTCGTCATCACGAAGCCAGATGTGTATAAAAGCCCAGCATCAGACACCTACATAGTCTTCGGCGAGGCAAAG ATCGAAGATCTGTCCCAGCAGGCGCAGCTGGCAGCTGCCGAGAAATTCAAAGTGCAAGGAGAAGCCGTCTCAAACATTCAGGAAAACACACAGACTCCCACCGTACAGGAGGAGAGCGAAGAGGAGGAG GTTGACGAGACCGGCGTCGAGGTGAAGGACATCGAGCTGGTCATGTCCCAGGCGAACGTGTCCCGCGCGAAGGCTGTCCGGGCCCTGAAGAACAACAGTAACGATATTGTAAATGCTATTATG gAATTGACGATGTAG
- the NACA gene encoding nascent polypeptide-associated complex subunit alpha isoform X3, translated as MPGEATETVPATEQELPQPQAETVTPPPAPGEASWALAGVTLAAEQTRAVATKSPEVAGQGSQAEAALEPSAPAVPAPPAGAPVQASGSGTESDSDESVPELEEQDSTQATTQQAQLAAAAEIDEEPVSKAKQSRSEKKARKAMSKLGLRQVTGVTRVTIRKSKNILFVITKPDVYKSPASDTYIVFGEAKIEDLSQQAQLAAAEKFKVQGEAVSNIQENTQTPTVQEESEEEEVDETGVEVKDIELVMSQANVSRAKAVRALKNNSNDIVNAIMELTM; from the exons ATGCCGGGTGAAGCGACAGAAACCGTCCCAGCCACAGAGCAGGAACTGCCACAGCCTCAGGCTGAGACAG TaactcctcccccggcccccggGGAAGCAAGCTGGGCTCTCGCAGGAGTGACACTGGCAGCTGAGCAGACCCGAGCAGTTGCCACCAAGAGTCCTGAGGTGGCAGGCCAGGGTTCCCAGGCTGAGGCTGCTCTGGAACCTTCAG CTcctgctgtccctgcccctcctgctggTGCTCCTGTTCAAGCGTCAG GGTCCGGCACAGAATCCGACAGTGACGAATCGGTGCCAGAACTCGAAGAACAAGATTCTACACAGGCCACCACACAGCAGGCACAG CTCGCAGCAGCCGCTGAAATAGATGAAGAACCAGTTAGCAAAGCAAAGCAGAGCCGGAGTGAAAAGAAAGCACGAAAG GCAATGTCCAAACTGGGCCTTCGCCAGGTCACAGGTGTAACCCGAGTCACCATCCGGAAATCCAAGAACATCCTCTTCGTCATCACGAAGCCAGATGTGTATAAAAGCCCAGCATCAGACACCTACATAGTCTTCGGCGAGGCAAAG ATCGAAGATCTGTCCCAGCAGGCGCAGCTGGCAGCTGCCGAGAAATTCAAAGTGCAAGGAGAAGCCGTCTCAAACATTCAGGAAAACACACAGACTCCCACCGTACAGGAGGAGAGCGAAGAGGAGGAG GTTGACGAGACCGGCGTCGAGGTGAAGGACATCGAGCTGGTCATGTCCCAGGCGAACGTGTCCCGCGCGAAGGCTGTCCGGGCCCTGAAGAACAACAGTAACGATATTGTAAATGCTATTATG gAATTGACGATGTAG
- the NACA gene encoding nascent polypeptide-associated complex subunit alpha isoform X5 has protein sequence MPGEATETVPATEQELPQPQAETAPAVPAPPAGAPVQASGSGTESDSDESVPELEEQDSTQATTQQAQLAAAAEIDEEPVSKAKQSRSEKKARKAMSKLGLRQVTGVTRVTIRKSKNILFVITKPDVYKSPASDTYIVFGEAKIEDLSQQAQLAAAEKFKVQGEAVSNIQENTQTPTVQEESEEEEVDETGVEVKDIELVMSQANVSRAKAVRALKNNSNDIVNAIMELTM, from the exons ATGCCGGGTGAAGCGACAGAAACCGTCCCAGCCACAGAGCAGGAACTGCCACAGCCTCAGGCTGAGACAG CTcctgctgtccctgcccctcctgctggTGCTCCTGTTCAAGCGTCAG GGTCCGGCACAGAATCCGACAGTGACGAATCGGTGCCAGAACTCGAAGAACAAGATTCTACACAGGCCACCACACAGCAGGCACAG CTCGCAGCAGCCGCTGAAATAGATGAAGAACCAGTTAGCAAAGCAAAGCAGAGCCGGAGTGAAAAGAAAGCACGAAAG GCAATGTCCAAACTGGGCCTTCGCCAGGTCACAGGTGTAACCCGAGTCACCATCCGGAAATCCAAGAACATCCTCTTCGTCATCACGAAGCCAGATGTGTATAAAAGCCCAGCATCAGACACCTACATAGTCTTCGGCGAGGCAAAG ATCGAAGATCTGTCCCAGCAGGCGCAGCTGGCAGCTGCCGAGAAATTCAAAGTGCAAGGAGAAGCCGTCTCAAACATTCAGGAAAACACACAGACTCCCACCGTACAGGAGGAGAGCGAAGAGGAGGAG GTTGACGAGACCGGCGTCGAGGTGAAGGACATCGAGCTGGTCATGTCCCAGGCGAACGTGTCCCGCGCGAAGGCTGTCCGGGCCCTGAAGAACAACAGTAACGATATTGTAAATGCTATTATG gAATTGACGATGTAG
- the NACA gene encoding nascent polypeptide-associated complex subunit alpha isoform X6, with the protein MPGEATETVPATEQELPQPQAETGSGTESDSDESVPELEEQDSTQATTQQAQLAAAAEIDEEPVSKAKQSRSEKKARKAMSKLGLRQVTGVTRVTIRKSKNILFVITKPDVYKSPASDTYIVFGEAKIEDLSQQAQLAAAEKFKVQGEAVSNIQENTQTPTVQEESEEEEVDETGVEVKDIELVMSQANVSRAKAVRALKNNSNDIVNAIMELTM; encoded by the exons ATGCCGGGTGAAGCGACAGAAACCGTCCCAGCCACAGAGCAGGAACTGCCACAGCCTCAGGCTGAGACAG GGTCCGGCACAGAATCCGACAGTGACGAATCGGTGCCAGAACTCGAAGAACAAGATTCTACACAGGCCACCACACAGCAGGCACAG CTCGCAGCAGCCGCTGAAATAGATGAAGAACCAGTTAGCAAAGCAAAGCAGAGCCGGAGTGAAAAGAAAGCACGAAAG GCAATGTCCAAACTGGGCCTTCGCCAGGTCACAGGTGTAACCCGAGTCACCATCCGGAAATCCAAGAACATCCTCTTCGTCATCACGAAGCCAGATGTGTATAAAAGCCCAGCATCAGACACCTACATAGTCTTCGGCGAGGCAAAG ATCGAAGATCTGTCCCAGCAGGCGCAGCTGGCAGCTGCCGAGAAATTCAAAGTGCAAGGAGAAGCCGTCTCAAACATTCAGGAAAACACACAGACTCCCACCGTACAGGAGGAGAGCGAAGAGGAGGAG GTTGACGAGACCGGCGTCGAGGTGAAGGACATCGAGCTGGTCATGTCCCAGGCGAACGTGTCCCGCGCGAAGGCTGTCCGGGCCCTGAAGAACAACAGTAACGATATTGTAAATGCTATTATG gAATTGACGATGTAG